A genomic stretch from Campylobacter lari subsp. concheus includes:
- a CDS encoding DUF2603 domain-containing protein translates to MDSLSKKSSQDIINELSNYLGIEKHNQTVFYLTHINEKEKKLSLKNGHELAPEPWFIVDENGEVKTMFSVKTLIEFLQNAKEVQKDNFELKLEKAIYQQIPIDFNDVWTVAMDEIKHQVAKGVKEVNIDLDQLISNIHAKYPNLFINMKEMMQKVKPNERL, encoded by the coding sequence TTGGATAGTCTAAGTAAAAAAAGTTCTCAAGATATCATTAATGAATTATCAAATTATTTGGGTATAGAAAAACACAATCAAACCGTATTTTATCTAACTCATATAAACGAAAAAGAAAAAAAATTAAGCTTAAAAAATGGACATGAATTAGCACCTGAACCATGGTTTATAGTAGACGAAAATGGCGAAGTTAAAACTATGTTTTCAGTAAAAACCCTAATTGAGTTTTTACAAAATGCTAAAGAGGTGCAAAAAGATAATTTTGAACTCAAATTAGAAAAGGCTATTTATCAACAAATTCCTATTGATTTTAATGATGTTTGGACAGTTGCTATGGATGAGATTAAACATCAAGTTGCTAAAGGTGTAAAAGAAGTAAATATTGATTTAGATCAACTAATTAGCAATATTCATGCTAAATATCCTAATTTGTTTATCAATATGAAAGAAATGATGCAAAAGGTAAAACCAAATGAAAGATTATAA
- the hemN gene encoding oxygen-independent coproporphyrinogen III oxidase: MKDYKSFVKYSKAGPRYTSYPTAVEFNTQFKYEDYIQILKDQKAQLSLYFHLPFCRSACYFCGCNVIYTAKEESKERYLNYLFKELDLLANIINTQREVAQMHFGGGTPTFFCAKQLQILILKIKNIFPNFTQDSEVSCEIDPRFLNEEQADILIQNGFNRISFGVQDFDEKVQKEIHRIQPFELTKNAVDMVRKKGINSVNMDLIYGLPYQSLESFKQTLEKALLINPDRFAIFNYAHVPWLKKNMRKFDESTLPSPDVKLQILEYCEKFLTQNGYKMIGMDHFAKPQDELFKALENGSLHRNFQGYTTKGGTDLIGIGLTSIGEGQRHYMQNFKDMSSYEKAIDEGRLPCEKGIMLDDDDELRKAVIMELMSNFTLNIKNIENKFKIDFFEYFKQDLKELEELSEFFTLDENYIKVNETGVLLIRNIAMCFDKYLKRISEDKKVFSKTV, translated from the coding sequence ATGAAAGATTATAAAAGTTTTGTTAAATACTCCAAAGCGGGTCCAAGATATACATCTTATCCTACTGCAGTAGAGTTTAACACTCAGTTTAAATATGAAGATTATATACAAATTTTAAAAGATCAAAAAGCACAATTGTCTTTGTATTTTCATTTGCCTTTTTGCAGAAGTGCTTGCTATTTTTGTGGTTGTAATGTAATATATACTGCTAAAGAAGAAAGCAAAGAAAGATATTTGAACTATCTTTTTAAAGAACTTGATCTTTTAGCAAATATCATCAACACCCAAAGAGAAGTAGCTCAAATGCATTTTGGTGGTGGTACACCTACATTCTTTTGCGCTAAACAATTACAAATTTTGATTTTAAAAATAAAAAACATTTTTCCAAATTTTACCCAAGATAGCGAAGTAAGCTGCGAGATCGATCCTAGATTTTTAAATGAAGAACAAGCTGATATTTTAATCCAAAATGGCTTTAATCGTATTAGTTTTGGTGTGCAAGATTTTGATGAAAAGGTTCAAAAGGAAATTCATAGAATTCAACCTTTTGAGCTAACCAAAAATGCAGTAGATATGGTAAGAAAAAAGGGAATTAACTCAGTAAATATGGACTTAATCTATGGTCTTCCTTATCAAAGCCTAGAAAGTTTTAAGCAAACTTTAGAAAAAGCATTGCTAATTAATCCTGATCGTTTTGCTATTTTTAACTATGCACATGTGCCTTGGCTTAAAAAAAATATGAGAAAATTTGATGAAAGTACATTACCAAGCCCTGATGTAAAACTTCAGATTTTAGAATACTGTGAAAAATTTTTAACTCAAAATGGTTATAAAATGATAGGAATGGATCATTTTGCAAAACCACAAGATGAACTTTTTAAAGCTTTAGAAAATGGTAGCTTGCATAGAAATTTCCAAGGCTATACTACAAAAGGTGGAACTGATTTAATTGGTATTGGCTTAACAAGCATAGGTGAAGGACAAAGACATTATATGCAAAATTTTAAAGACATGTCAAGTTATGAAAAAGCTATTGATGAGGGTAGATTACCTTGTGAAAAAGGTATTATGCTTGATGATGATGATGAATTAAGAAAAGCTGTTATTATGGAACTTATGAGTAATTTTACACTTAATATAAAAAATATAGAAAATAAATTTAAAATTGATTTTTTTGAATATTTTAAACAAGATTTAAAAGAACTTGAAGAACTTAGCGAGTTTTTTACTTTAGATGAAAATTATATCAAAGTTAATGAAACAGGAGTGCTTTTAATACGTAATATTGCTATGTGTTTTGATAAATATTTAAAACGCATTAGCGAAGATAAAAAAGTATTTTCTAAAACGGTTTAA